One genomic region from Xiphophorus couchianus chromosome 21, X_couchianus-1.0, whole genome shotgun sequence encodes:
- the LOC114136737 gene encoding leucine-rich repeat-containing protein 19-like isoform X2, whose product MDRCWQFLLLMCLSAVAEFGEANDAPLVKSLTDQLLQVIPPNDQSNVSILVIKGNQITLNETDQQALTTYPTLVELYVGENLVTAVPANFFSGLSHLRVLSLSRNNISSLDPEAFSGLDVLEELDLSNNKLTDLCDKTFTKLKRLKILHLQENPWNCSCPLLDTIGRMKEANINFGGPNITCASPAEQKGNNLLHSINLCSTSSPVIVHKSPTPPVTSQPSKEINNTPTTTSTSQNCTVSKRQKPLSGHTWKFTACVAALALITCILILTAIKGPSWYKSFHNYRHRRLVEDDEEGGQDTMTTEKGGCESQQTFTFEELSHRIQEQEEDGYFEDPYIKRMEDSEEKIQ is encoded by the exons ATGGACAGATGTTGGCAGTTTCTCCTCCTGATGTGCCTTTCTGCAGTGGCTGAATTCGGCGAAGCAAACGATGCACCG CTGGTCAAAAGCCTGACAGATCAGCTTCTACAAGTCATCCCTCCTAATGACCAGTCAAATGTTTCCATTCTGGTGATCAAAGGCAACCAGATCACTTTGAATGAGACGGACCAACAAGCCCTGACGACTTATCCAACACTAGTTGAACTGTATGTAGGTGAGAACCTTGTCACTGCTGTGCCAGCCAACTTCTTCTCTGGGCTATCACACCTGAGAGTCCTATCTCTAAGCAGAAACAACATCAGCAG TCTGGACCCTGAGGCTTTCTCTGGACTGGATGTTCTAGAAGAGCTGGACCTTTCCAACAACAAGTTGACAGATCTCTGTGACAAGACATTCACTAAGTTAAAACGTCTAAAG ATCCTGCATTTACAAGAAAACCCCTGGAACTGTTCCTGTCCTCTGCTTGACACCATTGGAAGGATGAAGGAAGCAAATATCAATTTTG GGGGCCCAAACATCACCTGTGCATCTCCAGCAGAGCAGAAAGGAAACAATCTCCTGCATTCTATAAATCTTTGTTCTACATCATCACCAGTCATTGTTCATAAATCTCCAACACCACCAGTCACCTCTCAACCATCTAAAGAAATCAACAACACGCCAACAACCACTTCAACAAGTCAGAATTGTACAGTCAGCAAAC GTCAGAAACCTTTGTCTGGACACACATGGAAGTTCACAGCCTGCGTTGCCGCCTTGGCCCTGATCACCTGCATACTCATCCTCACTGCCATCAAAGGACCTTCCTGGTACAAAAGCTTCCACAACTACAGACATCGGAGACTGGTTGAAGACGATGAAGAAGGGGGCCAGGACACCATGACAACTGAGAAAGGAGGGTGCGAGAGCCAGCAGACGTTCACTTTTGAGGAACTGAGTCATCGGATACAGGAACAAGAGGAGGATGGATATTTTGAGGATCCATACATCAAGAGGATGGAGGATTCAGAGGAAAAGATACAATGA
- the ift74 gene encoding intraflagellar transport protein 74 homolog translates to MASQRPPSGVARPMSRSGSAVPGAGRPPTAVRPPPTAIRVPTGMVPTTSGHPGMRGAIPSPGVLSAAIKVADRPVTQQGLSGMKTGMKGPQRQILDKSYYLGLLRSKINELTTETSKLHKEIENYNQENSVYVSYEKRAEGLAAEIKDLQGQLADYNMLVDKLNTNTEMEEMINDYNMLKAQNDIEARSIDSIFTERREREEVIRAIEEEIGRERQVAEEVVQAMPSAKRDKYFSMTTANEELLQELAVLQEELDVLATRKEDYEAELSHSQIKQEMVRLHETLASLEGKRNAMEDEDRSLGSPQEEREKLLKQVKEDNQEIASMERQLTEIRDRKRQISEDIRNLDQDSEAAQGECQQKYKELKRKEEEIDRFMDSFEESRAEEQEKLTRSQEDIVSLLEHCSRNMLRLRHVDTVTASELKNMQEVLVSKETEVVQSESTARGLTTESRRLQQDLEKVQQLEGKIGGELSTLKEQVSTMETELLTYRDLDALRRSADDKRKRLQEERLTLSQRRDSFLQLLEEMNQKHEALKTKLQENETHAQLTNLERKWQHLEQNNFVMKEFIASKTQESDYESVAKVVYQQVADYNKSLIEALQNHRN, encoded by the exons ATGGCGAGCCAGAGACCACCTTCCGGCGTTGCTAGGCCGATGAGCCGGAGTGGATCTGCGGTTCCTGGTGCTGGGAGACCCCCGACAGCAGTGCGACCTCCTCCCACCGCTATACGAGTACCAACCGGG ATGGTTCCAACTACCAGTGGGCACCCAGGTATGAGAGGGGCCATCCCCTCTCCTGGAGTTCTGTCAGCAGCCATTAAAGTGGCTGACAGGCCCGTCACCCAGCAGGGTCTCAGTGGGATGAAGACGGGAATGAAAG GGCCTCAGAGACAGATTCTGGATAAATCCTACTACCTGGGTCTCCTCAG GAGTAAAATCAACGAGCTGACCACAGAGACCAGCAAACTGCACAAAGAGATAGAGAACTACAACCAGGAGAACTCCGTCTATGTCTCCTACGAGAAAAG gGCAGAGGGTCTGGCTGCAGAGATTAAGGACCTGCAGGGCCAGCTTGCTGACTACAACATG CTGGTGGACAAGCTCAACACCAACACAGAGATGGAGGAGATGATCAATGACTACAACATG CTGAAAGCACAGAACGACATCGAGGCACGAAGCATCGACAGCATCTTCACAGAGAGGAGAGA GAGAGAAGAGGTCATTCGGGCAATCGAGGAGGAGATCGGAAGGGAGAGGCAGGTGGCTGAGGAAGTCGTCCAGGCAATGCCTTCAGCAAAGCGGGACAAATATTTCTCCATGACAACAGCCAATGAAGAACTGCTGCAG gagcTTGCAGTCCTGCAGGAAGAATTGGACGTCCTGGCAACCAGGAAGGAAGACTATGAAGCA GAACTGTCTCACTCacagataaaacaggaaatggttCGGCTTCACGAGACGTTGGCATCGCTGGAGGGGAAGCGCAACGCCATGGAGGACGAGGACAGGAGCCTGGGCTCCCCCcaggaggagagggagaagcTGCTGAAGCAG gTGAAGGAGGACAACCAGGAAATAGCCAGCATGGAGAGACA GCTTACTGAGAtcagagacaggaagagacaaaTTTCAGAGGACATCCGGAATCTGGACCAGGACTCGGAGGCAGCTCAGG gCGAGTGCCAACAGAAGTACAAGGAGCtgaagaggaaggaggaggaaatagACA GGTTCATGGACTCGTTTGAGGAGTCCAGAGCCGAGGAGCAGGAGAAACTGACCAGGAGCCAGGAGGACATTGTCTCTCTGCTGGAGCACTGCAGCAGG AACATGTTGAGGCTGCGCCACGTCGACACGGTGACCGCCAGCGAGCTGAAGAACATGCAGGAAGTGCTGGTCAGCAAGGAGACAGAGGTGGTCCAATCAGAGAGCACCGCCAGAGGCCTGACCACAG AGTCCCGCCGGCTGCAGCAGGACCTGGAGAAGGTTCAGCAGCTGGAGGGGAAGATCGGCGGCGAGCTCAGCACCCTGAAGGAGCAGGTCAGCACCATGGAAACAGAGCTGCTTACCTACAGAGACCTGGACGCCCTGAGGCGGAGCGCTGACGACAAGAGAAAG aggctCCAGGAGGAGCGACTGACCCTGAGTCAGCGCAGAGACTCcttcctccagctgctggaggagatgaACCAGAAACATGAAGCCCTCAAGACCAAGCTGCAGGAGAACGAGACGCACGCTCAG CTGACCAACCTGGAGAGGAAATGGCAGCACTTGGAGCAGAACAACTTTGTGATGAAAGAGT TCATCGCTTCAAAGACTCAGGAGAGCGACTACGAGTCGGTTGCTAAGGTGGTCTACCAGCAGGTGGCAGACTACAACAAGAGCCTTATAGAGGCGCTACAGAACCACAGGAACTGA
- the zcchc2 gene encoding zinc finger CCHC domain-containing protein 2 isoform X1, which translates to MITMKLPMKTGEKGGDETAEDDSLDPSERQHIPRAASSPSVYERLQEPPRPRVHLSLLDRESVFEWFGHHLNPAKRIEFMCGLLHMCQPLELRFLGSYLEDLARKDYHVLRDFECRANNPNDLGALTDVVDPVIRSKLIVCLSLLGSDRRECAGILSRILSSVDLALSYRNYDYSLPPFRDPQHHLHPFYPPCQDGSVCEQNRDEATAGALEQLALLYTMASLHPAFHFHQREVIRGQLDKIELSLEEEKRQRQLRINAQSTEMLGQQLDFTASSVQDFGECPASHPPCQSRRSGRWTTQREAVHIERIVLRGISRTATDKEYSFEVKWSDSSSSSVTKTHQELENFLLKLPKDQCTDSFEKSILRLLNQGDQYESREVEKNLRERFLSAPPLFRQTRKICSFFSSSRPACRCTLHPGTTYQPDCSDASSQDEDSYVQGHKKKHASKNPCQLLSRAKSPQADTWRGGHAAELNGPADRRKKSSAARSSQEAEQHLDPDRRSHPASKSKSRFLPGDRDKVSVKGRGAAFLTNGTLLPALSPQRKVGPSHADTFGETSSESCSSPSSPQYRRRQSLESDDDNNKDSDSHSDEGSKGVAPDLFFMRQADSAGLADSPRQGPDFASPSYLPPLACLLPNGAPDPVAPDGNPLPAGPLSVVPTPGIVGDLEKREVLTTFGGPPLALHHSVGGGVQPLVQRFKTALPHSQGPGEGEAPLRALGSMSPGPPAYLSPSLPCQEPGLAPPLPHMDPLHPKLHGILPSGMPSPYALASVAPVPPSAMPTLGTPGAAVSPAVPSNSPGPPPSLSPALGLSTPQNDSVSYSNSNVSGGSGPVAPGNPVAVQQTQQQMPPQQQTPPLQQQQPPVGCGTCGCHNNCGNRGSGSAVGGSSGCQPPLYFHHQMAAVARQMFSVPQSLLYLAQTQAPHQANGPPTMPPFFPAAPPPVLPSPYLHPHSQAEGPSHMMGSQAQVAVAAANYSLQQQMAPTASFSQRVYQPVYPGHLGMLPAAVLGGGGVNKKNGTVSCHNCGVNGHFAQECNQPSMDSTQPGGFRMKYAASNISEALDNAD; encoded by the exons ATGATAACAATGAAGCTACCGATGAAAACTGGCGAGAAAGGAGGCGACGAGACGGCGGAGGACGATTCGTTGGATCCATCCGAAAGGCAGCATATCCCCAGGGCGGCATCTTCTCCTTCGGTGTACGAGAGGCTGCAGGAGCCGCCAAGACCCCGCGTCCACTTATCGCTTTTGGACAGAGAGAGCGTGTTCGAGTGGTTCGGCCACCATCTGAACCCCGCCAAGCGGATCGAGTTTATGTGCGGGCTGCTGCATATGTGCCAACCCCTGGAGCTCCGCTTTCTGGGATCATACCTGGAGGACCTCGCTAGAAAAGATTACCACGTTTTACGGGACTTTGAGTGCAGGGCGAATAACCCAAACGATTTGGGAGCTTTAACGGACGTGGTCGACCCGGTGATTCGGTCCAAACTCATCGTCTGCCTGTCCCTGCTCGGCTCTGACAGGAGGGAATGTGCTGGAATACTCTCTCGGATACTCAGCAGCGTGGACTTGGCCTTGTCGTATAGGAACTATGACTACTCTCTGCCTCCTTTCAGGGACCCTCAGCATCACCTCCACCCGTTCTATCCACCGTGCCAGGACGGTTCTGTGTGTGAGCAGAACCGGGACGAAGCAACGGCAGGGGCTCTGGAGCAGTTGGCGCTGCTCTATACCATGGCCTCGCTACACCCAGCTTTCCATTTTCACCAACGGGAAGTTATCCGGGGACAACTGGACAAAATCGAGCTTTCCTTGGAGGAGGAAAAGCGACAGAGGCAGCTCAGGATAAACGCCCAGTCGACG GAGATGCTGGGCCAGCAGCTGGACTTCACGGCCTCCTCAGTGCAGGACTTTGGAGAGTGTCCCGCCTCCCATCCCCCCTGCCAGAGCCGGCGCTCCGGTCGCTGGACAACACAGAGAGAAG CCGTTCACATTGAGAGGATCGTGCTCAGGGGGATCTCTCGGACGGCAACAGATAAGGAATACAGCTTTGAG GTGAAGTGGTCAGACTCTTCCTCCAGCAGTGTGACCAAAACCCACCAGGAACTGGAGAACTTCCTGCTGAAG CTTCCAAAGGATCAGTGCACGGACTCTTTTGAGAAAAGCATCCTAAGACTCCTGAACCAGGGGGACCAGTACGAGAGCAGGGAGGTGGAGAAGAACCTCAG GGAAAGGTTTCTGTCTGCCCCGCCTCTCTTCAGGCAGACCAGGAAGATCTGCAgcttcttcagctcctccagaccgGCCTGCAGAT GTACCTTACATCCTGGGACGACGTACCAGCCAGACTGCTCTGACGCCTCCAGTCAGGATGAAG ACTCGTATGTTCAGGGACACAAGAAGAAACACGCGTCTAAGAATCCATGTCAGCT ATTGTCACGGGCCAAAAGCCCCCAGGCGGACACATGGAGGGGGGGCCACGCAGCAGAGCTCAACGGGCCCGCAGacaggaggaagaagagcagCGCGGCGAGGAGCAGCCAGGAGGCTGAGCAG CACCTGGATCCCGACAGAAGGAGCCACCCAGCATCTAAAAGCAAGAGCAGATTTTTGCCCGGAGACAG ggACAAAGTGAGTGTGAAGGGCAGAGGCGCCGCCTTTCTGACTAATGGCACTTTGTTACCGGCCCTGTCGCCTCAGAGGAAAG TCGGACCTTCTCATGCGGATACATTTGGGGAAACGTCATCCGAGAGCTGCAGCTCTCCCTCCAGCCCCCAGTACAGGAGGCGCCAGAGTCTGGAGAGCGACGACGACAACAACAAAG ACTCAGACAGCCACTCTGATGAAGGCAGTAAGGGCGTGGCCCCTGACCTGTTCTTCATGCGGCAGGCGGACTCTGCCGGGTTGGCAGACAGCCCTCGGCAGGGCCCAGACTTCGCCTCACCTTCCTACCTGCCCCCTCTGGCCTGCTTGCTCCCCAATGGGGCCCCTGACCCTGTGGCCCCAGATGGGAACCCCCTCCCAGCAGGGCCGCTGTCGGTGGTTCCCACGCCAGGGATTGTGGGTGATCTGGAGAAGAGGGAGGTGCTGACGACCTTCGGGGGCCCCCCACTGGCCCTGCACCACTCAGTCGGTGGGGGGGTCCAGCCTCTGGTCCAGAGGTTTAAGACGGCTCTGCCCCACAGCCAAGGGCCCGGTGAGGGGGAGGCCCCTCTCAGAGCGCTGGGCTCCATGTCACCGGGGCCACCTGCGTACTTGTCCCCCTCCCTGCCCTGCCAGGAGCCCGGCCTAGCCCCACCCCTGCCCCACATGGACCCCCTCCACCCCAAGCTGCATGGTATCCTGCCATCTGGGATGCCCTCTCCCTACGCCCTGGCCTCTGTGGCTCCTGTGCCCCCCTCTGCGATGCCCACCCTGGGGACCCCTGGAGCGGCTGTTTCTCCGGCCGTCCCCTCTAACTCTCCCGGGCCCCCGCCCAGTCTCAGCCCAGCGCTCGGCCTCAGCACGCCGCAGAATGACTCGGTGTCCTACAGCAACAGCAATGTTTCCGGTGGAAGTGGCCCCGTTGCCCCTGGCAACCCCGTAGCTGTACAGCAAACCCAGCAGCAGATGCCCCCGCAGCAGCAAACGCCAcccctccagcagcagcagcccccTGTGGGATGTGGGACCTGCGGTTGCCATAACAACTGTGGTAACCGAGGCAGCGGTAGTGCGGTGGGGGGCTCCTCTGGCTGCCAGCCCCCCCTTTACTTCcaccaccagatggcagcagTAGCGAGGCAGATGTTCAGCGTTCCTCAGTCCCTCCTCTACCTCGCCCAGACCCAGGCCCCCCACCAGGCCAATGGCCCCCCCACTATGCCCCCTTTCTTCCCTGCTGCCCCACCCCCTGTCCTCCCGTCCCCCTACCTGCATCCCCACAGCCAAGCGGAGGGCCCGTCCCACATGATGGGCAGCCAGGCCCAGGTGGCAGTGGCGGCCGCCAACTACAGCCTCCAGCAGCAGATGGCGCCAACGGCATCGTTCTCTCAGCGTGTCTACCAGCCAGTCTATCCGGGTCACCTAGGGATGCTGCCTGCTGCCGTGCTGGGGGGCGGCGGAGTCAACAAGAAGAACGGCACAGTGTCCTGCCACAACTGTGGAGTGAACGGACACTTTGCTCAGGAATGCAACCAGCCCAGCATGGACTCCACCCAGCCGG gaGGCTTCAGGATGAAGTATGCAGCATCCAACATTTCAGAAGCACTTGATAATGCCGACTGA
- the zcchc2 gene encoding zinc finger CCHC domain-containing protein 2 isoform X2, with protein MITMKLPMKTGEKGGDETAEDDSLDPSERQHIPRAASSPSVYERLQEPPRPRVHLSLLDRESVFEWFGHHLNPAKRIEFMCGLLHMCQPLELRFLGSYLEDLARKDYHVLRDFECRANNPNDLGALTDVVDPVIRSKLIVCLSLLGSDRRECAGILSRILSSVDLALSYRNYDYSLPPFRDPQHHLHPFYPPCQDGSVCEQNRDEATAGALEQLALLYTMASLHPAFHFHQREVIRGQLDKIELSLEEEKRQRQLRINAQSTMLGQQLDFTASSVQDFGECPASHPPCQSRRSGRWTTQREAVHIERIVLRGISRTATDKEYSFEVKWSDSSSSSVTKTHQELENFLLKLPKDQCTDSFEKSILRLLNQGDQYESREVEKNLRERFLSAPPLFRQTRKICSFFSSSRPACRCTLHPGTTYQPDCSDASSQDEDSYVQGHKKKHASKNPCQLLSRAKSPQADTWRGGHAAELNGPADRRKKSSAARSSQEAEQHLDPDRRSHPASKSKSRFLPGDRDKVSVKGRGAAFLTNGTLLPALSPQRKVGPSHADTFGETSSESCSSPSSPQYRRRQSLESDDDNNKDSDSHSDEGSKGVAPDLFFMRQADSAGLADSPRQGPDFASPSYLPPLACLLPNGAPDPVAPDGNPLPAGPLSVVPTPGIVGDLEKREVLTTFGGPPLALHHSVGGGVQPLVQRFKTALPHSQGPGEGEAPLRALGSMSPGPPAYLSPSLPCQEPGLAPPLPHMDPLHPKLHGILPSGMPSPYALASVAPVPPSAMPTLGTPGAAVSPAVPSNSPGPPPSLSPALGLSTPQNDSVSYSNSNVSGGSGPVAPGNPVAVQQTQQQMPPQQQTPPLQQQQPPVGCGTCGCHNNCGNRGSGSAVGGSSGCQPPLYFHHQMAAVARQMFSVPQSLLYLAQTQAPHQANGPPTMPPFFPAAPPPVLPSPYLHPHSQAEGPSHMMGSQAQVAVAAANYSLQQQMAPTASFSQRVYQPVYPGHLGMLPAAVLGGGGVNKKNGTVSCHNCGVNGHFAQECNQPSMDSTQPGGFRMKYAASNISEALDNAD; from the exons ATGATAACAATGAAGCTACCGATGAAAACTGGCGAGAAAGGAGGCGACGAGACGGCGGAGGACGATTCGTTGGATCCATCCGAAAGGCAGCATATCCCCAGGGCGGCATCTTCTCCTTCGGTGTACGAGAGGCTGCAGGAGCCGCCAAGACCCCGCGTCCACTTATCGCTTTTGGACAGAGAGAGCGTGTTCGAGTGGTTCGGCCACCATCTGAACCCCGCCAAGCGGATCGAGTTTATGTGCGGGCTGCTGCATATGTGCCAACCCCTGGAGCTCCGCTTTCTGGGATCATACCTGGAGGACCTCGCTAGAAAAGATTACCACGTTTTACGGGACTTTGAGTGCAGGGCGAATAACCCAAACGATTTGGGAGCTTTAACGGACGTGGTCGACCCGGTGATTCGGTCCAAACTCATCGTCTGCCTGTCCCTGCTCGGCTCTGACAGGAGGGAATGTGCTGGAATACTCTCTCGGATACTCAGCAGCGTGGACTTGGCCTTGTCGTATAGGAACTATGACTACTCTCTGCCTCCTTTCAGGGACCCTCAGCATCACCTCCACCCGTTCTATCCACCGTGCCAGGACGGTTCTGTGTGTGAGCAGAACCGGGACGAAGCAACGGCAGGGGCTCTGGAGCAGTTGGCGCTGCTCTATACCATGGCCTCGCTACACCCAGCTTTCCATTTTCACCAACGGGAAGTTATCCGGGGACAACTGGACAAAATCGAGCTTTCCTTGGAGGAGGAAAAGCGACAGAGGCAGCTCAGGATAAACGCCCAGTCGACG ATGCTGGGCCAGCAGCTGGACTTCACGGCCTCCTCAGTGCAGGACTTTGGAGAGTGTCCCGCCTCCCATCCCCCCTGCCAGAGCCGGCGCTCCGGTCGCTGGACAACACAGAGAGAAG CCGTTCACATTGAGAGGATCGTGCTCAGGGGGATCTCTCGGACGGCAACAGATAAGGAATACAGCTTTGAG GTGAAGTGGTCAGACTCTTCCTCCAGCAGTGTGACCAAAACCCACCAGGAACTGGAGAACTTCCTGCTGAAG CTTCCAAAGGATCAGTGCACGGACTCTTTTGAGAAAAGCATCCTAAGACTCCTGAACCAGGGGGACCAGTACGAGAGCAGGGAGGTGGAGAAGAACCTCAG GGAAAGGTTTCTGTCTGCCCCGCCTCTCTTCAGGCAGACCAGGAAGATCTGCAgcttcttcagctcctccagaccgGCCTGCAGAT GTACCTTACATCCTGGGACGACGTACCAGCCAGACTGCTCTGACGCCTCCAGTCAGGATGAAG ACTCGTATGTTCAGGGACACAAGAAGAAACACGCGTCTAAGAATCCATGTCAGCT ATTGTCACGGGCCAAAAGCCCCCAGGCGGACACATGGAGGGGGGGCCACGCAGCAGAGCTCAACGGGCCCGCAGacaggaggaagaagagcagCGCGGCGAGGAGCAGCCAGGAGGCTGAGCAG CACCTGGATCCCGACAGAAGGAGCCACCCAGCATCTAAAAGCAAGAGCAGATTTTTGCCCGGAGACAG ggACAAAGTGAGTGTGAAGGGCAGAGGCGCCGCCTTTCTGACTAATGGCACTTTGTTACCGGCCCTGTCGCCTCAGAGGAAAG TCGGACCTTCTCATGCGGATACATTTGGGGAAACGTCATCCGAGAGCTGCAGCTCTCCCTCCAGCCCCCAGTACAGGAGGCGCCAGAGTCTGGAGAGCGACGACGACAACAACAAAG ACTCAGACAGCCACTCTGATGAAGGCAGTAAGGGCGTGGCCCCTGACCTGTTCTTCATGCGGCAGGCGGACTCTGCCGGGTTGGCAGACAGCCCTCGGCAGGGCCCAGACTTCGCCTCACCTTCCTACCTGCCCCCTCTGGCCTGCTTGCTCCCCAATGGGGCCCCTGACCCTGTGGCCCCAGATGGGAACCCCCTCCCAGCAGGGCCGCTGTCGGTGGTTCCCACGCCAGGGATTGTGGGTGATCTGGAGAAGAGGGAGGTGCTGACGACCTTCGGGGGCCCCCCACTGGCCCTGCACCACTCAGTCGGTGGGGGGGTCCAGCCTCTGGTCCAGAGGTTTAAGACGGCTCTGCCCCACAGCCAAGGGCCCGGTGAGGGGGAGGCCCCTCTCAGAGCGCTGGGCTCCATGTCACCGGGGCCACCTGCGTACTTGTCCCCCTCCCTGCCCTGCCAGGAGCCCGGCCTAGCCCCACCCCTGCCCCACATGGACCCCCTCCACCCCAAGCTGCATGGTATCCTGCCATCTGGGATGCCCTCTCCCTACGCCCTGGCCTCTGTGGCTCCTGTGCCCCCCTCTGCGATGCCCACCCTGGGGACCCCTGGAGCGGCTGTTTCTCCGGCCGTCCCCTCTAACTCTCCCGGGCCCCCGCCCAGTCTCAGCCCAGCGCTCGGCCTCAGCACGCCGCAGAATGACTCGGTGTCCTACAGCAACAGCAATGTTTCCGGTGGAAGTGGCCCCGTTGCCCCTGGCAACCCCGTAGCTGTACAGCAAACCCAGCAGCAGATGCCCCCGCAGCAGCAAACGCCAcccctccagcagcagcagcccccTGTGGGATGTGGGACCTGCGGTTGCCATAACAACTGTGGTAACCGAGGCAGCGGTAGTGCGGTGGGGGGCTCCTCTGGCTGCCAGCCCCCCCTTTACTTCcaccaccagatggcagcagTAGCGAGGCAGATGTTCAGCGTTCCTCAGTCCCTCCTCTACCTCGCCCAGACCCAGGCCCCCCACCAGGCCAATGGCCCCCCCACTATGCCCCCTTTCTTCCCTGCTGCCCCACCCCCTGTCCTCCCGTCCCCCTACCTGCATCCCCACAGCCAAGCGGAGGGCCCGTCCCACATGATGGGCAGCCAGGCCCAGGTGGCAGTGGCGGCCGCCAACTACAGCCTCCAGCAGCAGATGGCGCCAACGGCATCGTTCTCTCAGCGTGTCTACCAGCCAGTCTATCCGGGTCACCTAGGGATGCTGCCTGCTGCCGTGCTGGGGGGCGGCGGAGTCAACAAGAAGAACGGCACAGTGTCCTGCCACAACTGTGGAGTGAACGGACACTTTGCTCAGGAATGCAACCAGCCCAGCATGGACTCCACCCAGCCGG gaGGCTTCAGGATGAAGTATGCAGCATCCAACATTTCAGAAGCACTTGATAATGCCGACTGA
- the LOC114136737 gene encoding leucine-rich repeat-containing protein 19-like isoform X1: MDNGWEFVCVRAETQSKTMDRCWQFLLLMCLSAVAEFGEANDAPLVKSLTDQLLQVIPPNDQSNVSILVIKGNQITLNETDQQALTTYPTLVELYVGENLVTAVPANFFSGLSHLRVLSLSRNNISSLDPEAFSGLDVLEELDLSNNKLTDLCDKTFTKLKRLKILHLQENPWNCSCPLLDTIGRMKEANINFGGPNITCASPAEQKGNNLLHSINLCSTSSPVIVHKSPTPPVTSQPSKEINNTPTTTSTSQNCTVSKRQKPLSGHTWKFTACVAALALITCILILTAIKGPSWYKSFHNYRHRRLVEDDEEGGQDTMTTEKGGCESQQTFTFEELSHRIQEQEEDGYFEDPYIKRMEDSEEKIQ; the protein is encoded by the exons ATGGACAACGGATGGGAGTTCGTATGTGTGCGTGCGGAAACCCAG AGTAAAACAATGGACAGATGTTGGCAGTTTCTCCTCCTGATGTGCCTTTCTGCAGTGGCTGAATTCGGCGAAGCAAACGATGCACCG CTGGTCAAAAGCCTGACAGATCAGCTTCTACAAGTCATCCCTCCTAATGACCAGTCAAATGTTTCCATTCTGGTGATCAAAGGCAACCAGATCACTTTGAATGAGACGGACCAACAAGCCCTGACGACTTATCCAACACTAGTTGAACTGTATGTAGGTGAGAACCTTGTCACTGCTGTGCCAGCCAACTTCTTCTCTGGGCTATCACACCTGAGAGTCCTATCTCTAAGCAGAAACAACATCAGCAG TCTGGACCCTGAGGCTTTCTCTGGACTGGATGTTCTAGAAGAGCTGGACCTTTCCAACAACAAGTTGACAGATCTCTGTGACAAGACATTCACTAAGTTAAAACGTCTAAAG ATCCTGCATTTACAAGAAAACCCCTGGAACTGTTCCTGTCCTCTGCTTGACACCATTGGAAGGATGAAGGAAGCAAATATCAATTTTG GGGGCCCAAACATCACCTGTGCATCTCCAGCAGAGCAGAAAGGAAACAATCTCCTGCATTCTATAAATCTTTGTTCTACATCATCACCAGTCATTGTTCATAAATCTCCAACACCACCAGTCACCTCTCAACCATCTAAAGAAATCAACAACACGCCAACAACCACTTCAACAAGTCAGAATTGTACAGTCAGCAAAC GTCAGAAACCTTTGTCTGGACACACATGGAAGTTCACAGCCTGCGTTGCCGCCTTGGCCCTGATCACCTGCATACTCATCCTCACTGCCATCAAAGGACCTTCCTGGTACAAAAGCTTCCACAACTACAGACATCGGAGACTGGTTGAAGACGATGAAGAAGGGGGCCAGGACACCATGACAACTGAGAAAGGAGGGTGCGAGAGCCAGCAGACGTTCACTTTTGAGGAACTGAGTCATCGGATACAGGAACAAGAGGAGGATGGATATTTTGAGGATCCATACATCAAGAGGATGGAGGATTCAGAGGAAAAGATACAATGA